From Streptomyces sp. TLI_105, the proteins below share one genomic window:
- the moaC gene encoding cyclic pyranopterin monophosphate synthase MoaC — MSTQQGLTHIDEAGAARMVDVSAKDVTSRTARASGRVLVSPRVIELLRGEGVPKGDALATARIAGIMGAKKTPDLIPLCHPLAVSGVTLDLAVTDEAVEILATVKTTDRTGVEMEALTAVSVAALTVVDMIKAVDKGAVISDVRVEEKTGGKSGHWTRAEA; from the coding sequence ATGAGCACGCAGCAAGGTCTCACCCACATCGACGAGGCGGGCGCGGCCCGCATGGTCGACGTATCGGCGAAGGACGTCACGTCCCGCACCGCCCGCGCCAGCGGCCGGGTCCTCGTCTCGCCGCGCGTGATCGAGCTGCTGCGCGGCGAGGGCGTTCCGAAGGGCGACGCGCTCGCCACCGCCCGCATCGCCGGGATCATGGGCGCCAAGAAGACCCCGGACCTCATCCCGCTCTGCCACCCGCTGGCCGTCTCGGGCGTCACGCTGGACCTGGCGGTCACGGACGAGGCCGTCGAGATCCTGGCGACGGTGAAGACCACGGACCGCACGGGCGTCGAGATGGAGGCCCTCACGGCGGTCTCGGTGGCGGCCCTGACCGTCGTCGACATGATCAAGGCGGTCGACAAGGGCGCGGTCATCTCCGACGTACGGGTGGAGGAGAAGAC